The following coding sequences lie in one Sphingomonas sp. M1-B02 genomic window:
- a CDS encoding gamma-glutamyltransferase family protein — MLHSVRSSRGMVTAPHHLAAQAGLDILKDGGTALEASVAVAAALAVVYPHMTGIGGDGFWLIRESDGRVHAIHGCGGAAAKAKLSLYAGMEAIPTRGPLAANTVAGTVSAWQAALEGSALPLSRILRDAIHFAEEGVAITRSGAGIVAAKGSELRAQPGAWATTYDRLAEGDLLRQPALAETLRRIAEEGPASFYTGALAADIAADLAGLGSPVSANDLAAHRAERRAPLQVEIDGARLYNSAPPTQGFASLLILALFDRLAAPAAESFDHVHGLVEATKQAFLLRDAFVGDPAYMQFDCQALLDDPVLLDELAARIDPARALPWPQPASAGDTCWFATADAEGRVVSAIQSTYFEFGSGLVLPRTGITWQNRGSSFRLALDGWNALKPGREPFHTLNPALAAFADGRTLAYGTMGGEGQPQTQAALFTRYARYGVNLQEAISRPRWLLGRTWGEQSVTLKLEDRFDPALVAQLRAAGHDVEILAPFTATMGHAGAIVRHPDGSLEGATDPRSDGQVAAW; from the coding sequence ATGCTCCACAGCGTCCGATCATCGCGCGGCATGGTCACTGCCCCGCACCATCTGGCGGCGCAAGCGGGGCTCGATATCCTCAAGGACGGCGGCACCGCGCTGGAGGCCAGCGTGGCGGTCGCAGCCGCGCTGGCGGTGGTCTATCCGCACATGACCGGGATCGGCGGCGACGGCTTCTGGCTGATCCGCGAGTCCGATGGCCGGGTTCACGCCATCCACGGCTGCGGCGGTGCGGCGGCAAAGGCGAAGCTATCGCTCTACGCCGGCATGGAGGCGATCCCGACGCGCGGTCCGCTTGCGGCAAATACCGTGGCCGGCACGGTCTCCGCCTGGCAGGCTGCGCTCGAGGGAAGCGCCTTGCCGCTGTCCCGCATCCTCCGCGACGCGATCCATTTTGCCGAGGAAGGCGTTGCGATCACCCGAAGCGGGGCCGGGATCGTCGCCGCCAAGGGCTCGGAACTCCGCGCGCAACCCGGCGCATGGGCGACGACCTATGACCGACTTGCCGAGGGTGACCTCCTGCGCCAGCCCGCGCTTGCCGAAACGCTCCGCCGCATCGCCGAAGAGGGGCCCGCCAGCTTCTACACCGGCGCCCTCGCTGCCGATATCGCCGCCGACCTCGCCGGTCTGGGCAGCCCCGTCTCCGCCAATGATCTCGCCGCGCACCGCGCCGAGCGCCGCGCGCCGCTCCAAGTCGAGATCGACGGCGCTCGTCTCTACAACAGCGCCCCGCCCACCCAGGGCTTCGCGTCGCTGCTGATCCTTGCGCTGTTCGATCGCCTCGCCGCCCCAGCTGCGGAAAGCTTCGACCATGTCCACGGCCTCGTCGAGGCGACCAAACAGGCCTTCCTGCTCCGCGACGCGTTTGTCGGCGATCCGGCCTATATGCAGTTCGATTGCCAGGCGCTGCTCGACGACCCCGTCTTGCTCGACGAACTAGCCGCCCGCATCGATCCCGCCCGCGCGCTCCCCTGGCCCCAGCCCGCCTCGGCCGGCGACACTTGTTGGTTCGCCACCGCCGATGCGGAAGGCCGCGTGGTCAGCGCGATCCAGTCGACCTATTTCGAGTTCGGCTCGGGGCTCGTCCTTCCCCGCACCGGCATCACCTGGCAAAATCGCGGATCGAGCTTTCGCCTCGCGCTCGACGGATGGAACGCGCTCAAGCCCGGCCGCGAGCCGTTCCACACGCTCAACCCCGCGCTCGCCGCCTTCGCGGACGGCCGCACCCTGGCCTATGGCACGATGGGCGGCGAGGGCCAGCCGCAGACCCAGGCGGCGCTCTTCACGCGATATGCCCGCTATGGCGTGAACCTCCAGGAAGCGATCAGCCGCCCGCGCTGGCTGCTCGGCCGCACCTGGGGCGAGCAGAGCGTCACGCTCAAACTGGAGGACCGCTTCGATCCCGCGTTGGTCGCCCAGCTTCGCGCCGCCGGCCACGACGTCGAGATTCTCGCCCCCTTCACCGCGACGATGGGCCATGCCGGCGCGATCGTCCGCCACCCCGACGGAAGCCTCGAAGGCGCGACCGATCCGCGCAGCGACGGCCAGGTGGCGGCGTGGTAG